The genome window AGAAACGCCGAGAACACTGGCAGAGGCTCCGGTGACAACGCTGGGAACGCCAGCAGCAACGCCAGGGCGCGTCGCTGGTCACTCCAGGCGACGCCGCAGGAGGGGAAACGGCCATGAGCGCGCCCCCTCTGGCTGCGAACACCGCGCCCGCGTTTCTCACCGTGGAGGAAGCCGCCGAACTTCTGCGGGTGAACCGGAAAACCCTCTACGAGGCGATCCGGCTCGAACAGGTGCCCGGGGTTGCTCGGCTCGGGCGAATCCTCCGCATCCACCGGGACACGCTGCTAACGTGGAGCCCCGGTAACAGCAGACCTGCGCTCGGAGACACGAAGTCATGAGCGTCAGACTGCGGCAGTGGAAGACCCAGGAGGGCAAGGTGCAAGAGGCGTGGTGGGTGGACGTCAAGTACCAGCACCCCAGCGGCAGGGTGGAGCGGATCCGCAAGGCTTCGCCCCTCAACACCCGCCGTGGGGCTGAAGAGTACGAGCGTCAGATTCGCCATGCACTCCTGACCGGAACCTTCGGAAAGGAGAACGGCGCGGGCCGCGTCC of Stigmatella aurantiaca contains these proteins:
- a CDS encoding helix-turn-helix domain-containing protein, with product MSAPPLAANTAPAFLTVEEAAELLRVNRKTLYEAIRLEQVPGVARLGRILRIHRDTLLTWSPGNSRPALGDTKS